A window of Vanessa cardui chromosome 16, ilVanCard2.1, whole genome shotgun sequence genomic DNA:
cagtgTTTGTATCTTTAGAGCCGAATATACAAGTTCAGGTGTAAATCACGTAGAAGGCGGCTGGCCCAAGGATATAAACACCAACGACCCTGAAGCTGCCCAAAGATATCGAAGGAAAATTGAAAAAGACGATGCCTACATACACGCTGTCATGCATCTAGGACACGTAAATATCGTACAATACCTAATTGGAATATTTACAGATTGGTCCATTAAaggaatatttttctaaatattttagagtatggaacataatatattacaaaacaacgCTGTAGAtatgtatcaaatatattactcCGAGCTGTCTTCTATACCGCCGGTGGAGCGAAGCAGCTGTCACACCGTTAACGTGTACCGAGAGCCTGGTTCTGCTAGACGACCAATTCGTTCCCTCTCATGGCAGGCAGACGGTGCCCGGTTAGCGTCAGCACATGCGGATGTTAATTTCATGAGATGTGCCAGAAGTATTCAATTTTCATACATTTGGGACataggtaaaataaaactataccaaagtattttaaattaaactatttttaaataacttaattacatctcatttaaataattcctaGAAAATGCCAACGCACCAGAGTTAGTTATAACACCGCCACAACCGCTGTTGGACTTACAATACAATCCTCGCGATCAACATATTCTTGTAGGAGGTTTGATGAACGGTCAAGTATGTTTAAGCAGTGTTTGATAATTAAttctaaagatatattttagacaacccaatatatatattgaataattaattaatgttgtcAGGTTGGCTGCTGGGATATGAGAAAGGGCAGCGAAGCAATAGCCCTTTGCCCACCACACGTTGCTCATAGAGATCTTGCGCGAAACGTTCTTTTCATTAATTCGAAAACTGGTGCAGAATTTTTTTCAGCTTCACCTGACGGAGTTGTTAAAtggttgtatatattattattttataataaacagataAAGATGTCAAAAAATCAATAAGTGAGAAAGATAACTAAACTACATGTTTTCTGACGGTGCAGTTATGTTACAGGTGGGACATAAGAAATATGAATGAACCAACTGACTCAATGATCATAGATGCTGTTAGAACGAATAACGATACACAATGTGTCGAAAACGCTTTGGGCATTTCCGCACTTGAGTATGAACCAACTATTCCAACGAGGTAAAATACGACTTTAAATTAGGCTGaagttaaaaaatcataaattttaagcttataatcttatattattcAGATTCATGATTGGAACGGAAACTGGACTAGTGATAGGGGGTAACCGCAAAGGAAAAACACCCTTGGAAAAACTGCCCTCTAAGGTATCAATAGCCGAaagtaaataactttttattcgtGTAAATCAAAAAACctttagtaaatttttaaataagtattgttctatttttagtACGAAGCACATTTAGGACCAGTGTACTCTTTACAAAGAAATCCAACATTTTTGAAGAACTTCTTAACAGTCGGCGACTGGACAGCTCGTGTGTGGAGCGAGGATTGCAGAGAATCTTCAATACTTTGGACTTATCCACACCGAACTAAGCTCACGGACGGGGCTTGGAACCCTATAAGGCAATATAACTTGTCTTTTTAATCGTTATCGAACTTATGAAGTTTATTTAGCAACTGTTTGGTCAAACactgattactttttttaaaggaagaagacatggcatttttttttaaataaatatgagacaacatcacatacgttactctgatcccaatgtaagtagctaaagcacttgtgttatggaaaatcagaagtaacgacggtaccacaaacacccagacccaagacaacatagaaaactaatgataatctacatcgactcggccgggaatcgaacccgggacttcggagtggcgtacccatgaaaaccggtgtacacaccactcgaccacggaggtcgtcaattgttTAACTAAGCATCATCTGTACACTTTGAGATCAGTTTtaacttca
This region includes:
- the LOC124536378 gene encoding dynein intermediate chain 3, ciliary, with protein sequence MEKSDKTDFTYEYTKRRKHFGRQTLFSDHDTELNVNIPPNPAMYKNYILRNPVNVSIQNTGTMSEHWVNSVRAEYTSSGVNHVEGGWPKDINTNDPEAAQRYRRKIEKDDAYIHAVMHLGHSMEHNILQNNAVDMYQIYYSELSSIPPVERSSCHTVNVYREPGSARRPIRSLSWQADGARLASAHADVNFMRCARSIQFSYIWDIENANAPELVITPPQPLLDLQYNPRDQHILVGGLMNGQVGCWDMRKGSEAIALCPPHVAHRDLARNVLFINSKTGAEFFSASPDGVVKWWDIRNMNEPTDSMIIDAVRTNNDTQCVENALGISALEYEPTIPTRFMIGTETGLVIGGNRKGKTPLEKLPSKYEAHLGPVYSLQRNPTFLKNFLTVGDWTARVWSEDCRESSILWTYPHRTKLTDGAWNPIRFSLLLVTQWDGCLSCWDLLRRRSAPIVTAQLCDEPLLRLRPHEGGLLVACGSSKGTIYLAELSQNLGTADKNDKQLLTHILERENKRERILEARMRELRLKMRQERDGAAHAPDDAARRDADLRDAEADYRLAVADLHARQHALPA